DNA from Roseomonas gilardii subsp. gilardii:
AGGCCGGGGTGGAGAAGCTGGATGCCGGGCCCAAGGGCGTGGTCCTGGCCTTCCGCAGGAACCGCTTCGACAACCCGGCCGGGCTGGTGAACTGGGTCGCCTCGCAGAAGGGTGCCGTGAAGCTGCGGCCGGACCACAAGCTGGCCCTGGTGCGGGAGATGGACCTGCCGGCCCGTGTGAAGGCCGCCAGGACCATCCTGGGCGCCCTGGTCCGCGTGCTGGAGGAGGTCAGGCCCGCCTGAGAGGGGGCCTCACCCATCCCCCGTGGTTCGCATGCGTATGTCTGGGGCGGCGCGGCGGGGGTGCCAGGGCCATCCCGGCATGGTTTGATGCGCGACCCCTTTTTGCCGGCTTCACCCGGTGGTCCCTGGCCGCCCCGGAAAGGCCGCCGAGCCGCGAAAGCCCCCGCGCATGACTCGTGACCGGAACCGTTCCGTCCTGGTGGCCCTGCTGGTCGCGGGCACCTTCTTCATGGAGAACCTGGACGGCACGATCATCGCCACGGCGCTGCCCCGGATCGCGGAATCCTTCGGGGTCGAGGCGGTGGACCTCAATATCGGCATGTCGGCCTATCTGCTGACGCTCGCCGTCTTCATCCCGGCCAGCGGCTGGCTCGCCGACCGCTTCGGGGCGCGGACGGTGCTGTCCTGGGCCATCGCCGTCTTCACCCTGGCCTCGATGCTGTGCGCCGTCAGCGACAGCGTGCTCACCTTCACTGCCGCCCGCGTCCTTCAAGGGCTGGGCGGGGCGATGATGGTGCCGGTCGGGCGCCTCGCCGTGCTGCGCAACACGGAGAAGAAGGACCTCGTGAAGCGCATCGCGACCATCACCTGGCCCGGTCTGGCGGCGCCGGTGCTGGGGCCGCCGCTGGGCGGCTTCATCACCACCTATGCGGACTGGCCGTGGATCTTCCTGCTGAACCTGCCGCTGGGCGCGGTGGCGCTGGTCATGGCGCTGCGGATCGTGCCGAACGACCATTCCGGGGAACGGCGCCGCTTCGATGGCATCGGCTTCCTGCTGACCGGCGGGGCCTGCTTCGGCTTCATGTACGGGCTGGAACTGGCCGGGCAGCCGGGGAACAGGGCCTGGGCCGGTGGCGGGCTGCTGCTGGGCAGCCTGATTCTGGCCGCCGCGGCGGTCCGGCATGCGCGGCAGGTGCCGGCGCCGATGCTGGACCTCTCGGCGCTGCGCGTGCGGACCTATCGCGTGACGCTGGCGGGTGGCTCCCTGTTCCGCGTGGCGATCAGCGCCGTGCCCTTCCTGCTGCCGCTGATGTTCCAGTTGGCCTTCGGGCTGGATGCCTTCCATTCCGGGCTGATGGTGCTGGCGGTCTTCGCCGGCAACCTGATGATGAAGCCGCTGACCACCCCCGTGCTGCGGCGCCTCGGCTTCCGTGGCACGCTGCTGGGCAATGGGCTGCTGTCGGCCGCGACGATCCTGGCCTGTGCCTTCCTGACACCGCAGACGCCGGTGCCGCTGATCCTGGGTTTGCTTTTCGTCAGCGGCCTGGCGCGCTCCATGCAGTTCACCGCGCTGAACACCCTGGCCTTCGCCGATGTGCCGCCCGGGGGGATGAGCGGCGCCAACACGTTGTTCAGCACCCTGCAGCAGATGGCGCTCGGCCTCGGGATCGCCCTTGGCGCGGTGGTGCTGCGGCTGGGCCAGTCGCTGCATGGGGAGGCCGGGGCTCCGGGCCTGGGGGATTTCCGCCTGGCCTTCCTGGTGGTCGCAGCGCTGGCCCTGTTGAGCCTGGCCGATGTGCTCCGGCTGCCGCATGACGCGGCCCGCCTGGTCAGCGGCCACCGGCCGGGCGGTGCCAGGACCGGCTGAGATCTGACGGGCTGATCTTACGGCGGGCCGTTCAGGCGAACTCGCCCTCGGTGATGGCGATGTCCAGCAGCCGCTCCAGCACCTCCGGCTCCTGCGCCCCGGCGATGGCATGGCGGCCGCTCACCACGAAGCAGGGAACGCCGTTGATGCCGAGGCGATGGGCGCGGAGGTTCTCCGCATGTACGTCCTCCACCTCGGCATTGCTGGACAGGAAGCGGTGCAGCGCGGCCTGTTCCAGCCCGAGCGACACGCCGAGGGGCAGGAGCACCTCCTGCCGGCCGATATCGAGCCCCTGGGTGAAGTAGCCGGTGAAAAGCCGGTCCACCGCCTCATCCGCCCGGCCGATCCGCGCCGCCTGCCGCACCAGCCGGTGCGCATCCAGCGAGGAGACCGAGCGGTGCAGCAGGTCGAAGCGGAAGACGATGTCCTCCGCCTTGCCCAGTTCCGTCAGCGTGGCATGCAGCCGCCGGGTGCGATCCTCTCCGCCGAAGCGCCGCGCGATGTAGTCCGAGCGCTGCATCCCCCCGACGCCGACATCCGGGTTGAGGAGGAAGGGGCGCCAGATCATGTCGGCCAGCACGTCAGGCCGCGCGCGCAGGGCCCGACGCAGGCGGCGTATGCCCAGAAAGCACCAGGGACAGACGAGATCGAAGACGACTTCGATGCTGAGGCGCGCGCGTGGTGGCGAAAGGATGTTCACAGCGCCGAATATAGGAGCTCTCAACCCTAGGGGAAACCGTTCCGCGGCAGTGTGTGACCAGCCTGTGACATGAGTGTCGCGGGGCATCTTCCGCCGGCCGCGCACTGGCTGGACAAGCCCGGCGGGCCGCCCGACCCTGAGACCCCGGCCCATCCGGAGGCTGGGCCGGGCGGGAAGGCGGAGAATCATGGCGGAAGCGATGCGGCTTGCGGTGCTGGATGACTACCAGGATGCGGCGGCGAGCCGGGGCCCCTGGGAACGCCTCGGGGACAGGGTGGCGCTCACCATCTTCCGGGACGGGTTGACCGAGGAGGACGCCCTGGCCGCCCGGCTGCGGGATTTCGACGCGATCATGCTGATCCGGGAGCGCACGCCTTTTCCCCGTTCCCTGCTCCAGCGCCTGCCGGGGCTGCGGCTGCTGATCACGGCGGGCGGCCGCAACCGCTCCGTCGATGCCGCGGCCTGCGAGGAGCTGGGGATCACCTTCTGCGGCACGCCTTCGGTCGGGGCGCCGACCCTGGACCTGACATGGGGGCTGATCATCGGCCTCCTGCGCGACATTCCCGGGCAGCAGCAGGCGCTGCGCGAAGGGCGCTGGCAGACGGGCATCGGCCAGGGCTTGGAAGGGCTGACCCTGGGGGTGCTGGGCCTGGGCCATCTCGGCAGCCGGGTCGCCGGGGTGGCGCGGGCCTTCGGCATGACGATCATCGCCTGGAGCCCGAACCTCACCCGGGAAAGGGCCGAGGCCGCCGGCGCCACCCTGGTGGAGAGGCACCGGCTCTTCGCGGAGGCGGATGTGGTCTCGATTCACATGGTGCTGTCGGAGCGGACACGCGGCCTGGTCGGGGCTGCCGAGCTCGGTGCGATGAAGCCCAGTGCCCTCCTGGTGAACACGAGCCGCGGCCCGCTGGTGGAGCAGACGGCGCTGGTCGAGGCTCTCCGTTCCGGCCGGATCGCCGGCGCGGGGCTGGATGTCTATGACACCGAGCCGCTGCCGGCGGACCATCCGCTGCTGTCCTGCCCCAACACGCTGCTGACGCCGCATCTCGGCTACGTGACCGACCAGAACTACCGCGCCTATTTCACGGGGGCGGTGGAGGCGGTCGAGGCCTTCCTGGCCGGTAGCCCCATCCGGCGGATCGCGGCGGGTTAGGCGGCGGCGGGGCTTCCGCGATGGGGAGGGCTGGCGTATCCCGGAATGAAGGCCAGGGAATCTGCGGGGGAATTGGCGGATGGGGTGGGATTCGAACCCACGGTGGGCTTGCACCCACGGCGGTTTTCAAGACCGCTGCCTTAGACCGCTCGGCCACCCATCCTGTCCGCGTTCCGGGCGAGGCCCCTCCTTGCTCCGGCGCGCTCCACAAGGCAAGCCGGGGCGATGAACTCCCTGCCGCGCGCTCGCGCCATTCCTCGTTCCGGCCTGGCCGCGAT
Protein-coding regions in this window:
- a CDS encoding D-2-hydroxyacid dehydrogenase family protein — encoded protein: MAEAMRLAVLDDYQDAAASRGPWERLGDRVALTIFRDGLTEEDALAARLRDFDAIMLIRERTPFPRSLLQRLPGLRLLITAGGRNRSVDAAACEELGITFCGTPSVGAPTLDLTWGLIIGLLRDIPGQQQALREGRWQTGIGQGLEGLTLGVLGLGHLGSRVAGVARAFGMTIIAWSPNLTRERAEAAGATLVERHRLFAEADVVSIHMVLSERTRGLVGAAELGAMKPSALLVNTSRGPLVEQTALVEALRSGRIAGAGLDVYDTEPLPADHPLLSCPNTLLTPHLGYVTDQNYRAYFTGAVEAVEAFLAGSPIRRIAAG
- a CDS encoding MDR family MFS transporter, whose protein sequence is MTRDRNRSVLVALLVAGTFFMENLDGTIIATALPRIAESFGVEAVDLNIGMSAYLLTLAVFIPASGWLADRFGARTVLSWAIAVFTLASMLCAVSDSVLTFTAARVLQGLGGAMMVPVGRLAVLRNTEKKDLVKRIATITWPGLAAPVLGPPLGGFITTYADWPWIFLLNLPLGAVALVMALRIVPNDHSGERRRFDGIGFLLTGGACFGFMYGLELAGQPGNRAWAGGGLLLGSLILAAAAVRHARQVPAPMLDLSALRVRTYRVTLAGGSLFRVAISAVPFLLPLMFQLAFGLDAFHSGLMVLAVFAGNLMMKPLTTPVLRRLGFRGTLLGNGLLSAATILACAFLTPQTPVPLILGLLFVSGLARSMQFTALNTLAFADVPPGGMSGANTLFSTLQQMALGLGIALGAVVLRLGQSLHGEAGAPGLGDFRLAFLVVAALALLSLADVLRLPHDAARLVSGHRPGGARTG
- a CDS encoding DsbA family oxidoreductase → MNILSPPRARLSIEVVFDLVCPWCFLGIRRLRRALRARPDVLADMIWRPFLLNPDVGVGGMQRSDYIARRFGGEDRTRRLHATLTELGKAEDIVFRFDLLHRSVSSLDAHRLVRQAARIGRADEAVDRLFTGYFTQGLDIGRQEVLLPLGVSLGLEQAALHRFLSSNAEVEDVHAENLRAHRLGINGVPCFVVSGRHAIAGAQEPEVLERLLDIAITEGEFA